The nucleotide sequence CTTCGACCTGACCCAGACCGGGATGCAGTTGGTGGAAAATTGGCCCTGGCTGCCGAATTTGGGGTTGAACTATCGCCTGGGGGCTGATGGCTTAGCCATTTCCCTGCTGGTGCTCAATACGTTGATTACCTGGGTGGTGGTCTACAGTACGCCGGTGACGGTGGAGCGCCCCCGTTTGTATTACAGCTTGGTGTTGTGGGCCAGTGCGGGCCTGGCGGGGGCGTTCGCGGCCCAGAATCTGCTGCTGTTTGTGCTGTTTTATGAGTTGGAGTTGGTGCCTCTGTATTGCTTGATTGGGATTTGGGGGGGGCCGAAGCGGGAGTACGCGGCACTGAAGTTTTTGCTCTATACGGCGATTTCGGGGGTGCTGATCCTGGTGGGGTGCCTGGCCCTGGGCTGGCTGGGGGGACGGCCGGATTTTGACTACCCACAGGTGCAGGCAACGGTGGCCGGGTTGGGGGTTGGTTTGCAGGTGACGTTGCTGCTGCTTCTGCTGCTGGGGTTTGCCATCAAAGCGCCCCTGGTGCCCCTGCATACCTGGCTGCCAGATGCTTATGGAGAGGCGTCGCCCCCGGTGGCGGTGTTGCTAGGGGGAACGGTGGCGAAGTTGGGGACCTACGGGTTGGTGCGGTTCGGCTTGGAGCTGTTCCCGTCCGTGTGGGCACCTTTGTCGCCGCTGCTGGCTACTTGGGGGGTGGCGGGGGCCTTGTTTGGGGCGCTGGCGGCTATTGCCCAAAAGGACATCAAGCGCATGGTGGCTTACAGCTCGATTGGGCACATGGGCTACGTGATGTTGGGTACGGCGGCGGGGACTCCCCTGGCGGTAGTAGGGGCGATCGCCCAGATGGTGAGTCACGGGATCATCCTGGCGATTCTGTTCCACCTGGTGGGGTTGGTGGAGCGCAAGGTGGGTACACGGGACCTGAACGTGCTCAATGGCCTGATGAATCCTCTGCGGGGGCTGCCGACGGTGAGTTCCCTGCTGGTGCTCGGCGGGATGGCCAGTGCCGGAATTCCGGGAATGATGGGGTTTGTGGCGGAATTTCTCATCTTCCAGGGGAGTTACCAGCGCTTCCCGGTACAGACGTTGCTGTGCGTGGTGGGTTCGGCGCTGACGGCGGTGTATTTTGTGATTTTGATCAACCGCACCTGTTTCGGACGCTTGGATAACCGCACGGCCTATTACCCGCGGGTGTTGCTGGCGGAAAAGGTGCCGGCGTTGGTGCTGGCTGGGTTGATTCTGTTTTTGGGGGTGCAACCGCGCTGGCTGGTGCAGTGGAGTGAGACGACGGCCCAACGTCTGGCGGTCACCCAACTGGCCAGCGCCCCGGCGACCCAAACGGTGAGTTTATTGGCGGAATGACCAAGGAGGTTTTCCCATGACGGCGACTGTGGAACCGAAAACGAAGCTGCCCCCGTCGCGGCATGAGTTTGCCGAGGTGGTGCATCGGTTGGAGGCGGGGGGGGCGATGGTGCCGGATACCCCGGAAAACTTGATGCAGATCGTGGGCATCTGGAAGGCCTACGCGGTGCCAATGGATTTTTACTGGCGGGACTTGCTCTACATTGCTGAGCAGGTGTTTCTCAATCCGTTGCCCTTCTTCAAGTACTTTATTTCTGAGGAGTATTTACAGCGCCACAACCACTACGCGGGAGACGATGCGGATTTGCGCATCTGGCGGGGGGAGGCGACGGCGCATCCGGAGTTGGTTGCCTTCCTGCAGAGAGGGGAAACGTTCAAAATGCCCCGCCTGCTGCACCATCTCTGGCATGACCGGATCAATATGGAATTTGCCGAGGAGTGTATGCGGGCGATGCTCTGGCACCGGGGGATGGGGGGCCAGTTTGACCCCTATCTCGACAGCGAGGAATACAAGCAAAACGCAGACCGGGCGATTCGCGCCTATTTCCGGGGCAATCCTTTGATGCTGGGGCTGTATCGCTTGTTTCCTGACTTGTTTTTGGAACAGTGCCGCCAAGCCTCCTACTACGCCAATTTGGGTCTGTTCTGGGAGGTGATGGCGCCGGTATTTTTTGAGATTTACGACCGCTACCTGGAGGGTTCGATTCAAACGGTCAAGGACGCGGTGGATTTCCTGGTCAATGGCATTTTTGCCGTAGCCGGTCGCCCGATTTATCACCACGTGTACATCCGGGGGGAGTGCTACGAGATTATTCCTAAAAGCAAGGGGTTTATGTGGCTGTACGAGGCGGCCCTGCCCTACGTGGAGGCGGTGTTTTATCGCACATCGCCGTTTCGGGGGACCAAGTCCTACAATGCCCAGGCCCACATGGTGCCGGATAAGCAGGAGGATTTCCACTACGGGGTGCTCTACGCGGATAAATTCCCCATTGCCACCGCGGGAATTCCGCCGACGCTGTTGGCCCAGGACATGCTGCATTTCCTGCCGGATTTTTTGGTGGATTACTACCGGCGGCACTGTCGGGGTGAGGACGATATGTTGGTGCAGTTGGGGATCAGCTTCCAGCGCTCCATGTACACGGTGACGTCGGCGGTGTTCCAGGCGCTGCGGGCCGCGTTGCTCTATCCCCTGGATGACCCCAATCCCCGCCATCTGTGGGCCAACCGCCGTTTCTTTGAGGCCCAGTTGGACCGGTTCTGCCGACCGGAGTACGGGATTCGCGAAGCGGCGCGTTTAGCTTACGTGCAAAGCCCGGACTATCGCTAGGCCAATCGTTGCTCCAGTTGGTAGGTCTCCCAGAGTTCCCGATAGAGGCCGGGCTGGCTGACGAGCTCTGCATGGGTGCCCTGCTGTACAAGATGGCCCCGTTCCAGCACCAGCACCCGGTCGGCAATGGCTGTGACGCTGAGCTGGTGGGTGACGCACAGGATGGTCTGGGGTAGGGTGCGCAATTCCTGCAGGATGAGTTGGGCCGTCTGGGCGTCCACGCTGGCCAGGGCGTCGTCGAGGAGCAAAATGGGGGCGCGTACCAGTAACCCTCGGGCCAGGGCGGTGCGTTGCCGTTGACCCCCCGAGAGGGTAATGCCCCGCTCGCCCACCAGGGTTTCGTACTGCTGGGGGAAGCTAAGGATTTCGGAGTGGAGGTGGGCTTGCACGGCAGCACCTTCTACCCGGCCTAGGTCGGCTTCTGGGTCCCCATAGCGAATGTTGTCGGCGATGGTGGCGCTAAACAGAAAGCTCTCCTGGGGGACGTAGGCAATGGCACGGCGTAGGTCGGCTAAACGCACCTGGGTAATGTCGTAGCCGTCAATGAATATCTGACCGGGGGCAATGGGGAGTAACCGACATATAGCCTGTAGGAG is from Gloeomargarita sp. SRBZ-1_bins_9 and encodes:
- a CDS encoding CO2 hydration protein, whose product is MTATVEPKTKLPPSRHEFAEVVHRLEAGGAMVPDTPENLMQIVGIWKAYAVPMDFYWRDLLYIAEQVFLNPLPFFKYFISEEYLQRHNHYAGDDADLRIWRGEATAHPELVAFLQRGETFKMPRLLHHLWHDRINMEFAEECMRAMLWHRGMGGQFDPYLDSEEYKQNADRAIRAYFRGNPLMLGLYRLFPDLFLEQCRQASYYANLGLFWEVMAPVFFEIYDRYLEGSIQTVKDAVDFLVNGIFAVAGRPIYHHVYIRGECYEIIPKSKGFMWLYEAALPYVEAVFYRTSPFRGTKSYNAQAHMVPDKQEDFHYGVLYADKFPIATAGIPPTLLAQDMLHFLPDFLVDYYRRHCRGEDDMLVQLGISFQRSMYTVTSAVFQALRAALLYPLDDPNPRHLWANRRFFEAQLDRFCRPEYGIREAARLAYVQSPDYR
- a CDS encoding NADH-quinone oxidoreductase subunit M is translated as MLSALIAGPVVGALLVWLVRDPRQMRLLALVVSGLMVAWAGILLSRFDLTQTGMQLVENWPWLPNLGLNYRLGADGLAISLLVLNTLITWVVVYSTPVTVERPRLYYSLVLWASAGLAGAFAAQNLLLFVLFYELELVPLYCLIGIWGGPKREYAALKFLLYTAISGVLILVGCLALGWLGGRPDFDYPQVQATVAGLGVGLQVTLLLLLLLGFAIKAPLVPLHTWLPDAYGEASPPVAVLLGGTVAKLGTYGLVRFGLELFPSVWAPLSPLLATWGVAGALFGALAAIAQKDIKRMVAYSSIGHMGYVMLGTAAGTPLAVVGAIAQMVSHGIILAILFHLVGLVERKVGTRDLNVLNGLMNPLRGLPTVSSLLVLGGMASAGIPGMMGFVAEFLIFQGSYQRFPVQTLLCVVGSALTAVYFVILINRTCFGRLDNRTAYYPRVLLAEKVPALVLAGLILFLGVQPRWLVQWSETTAQRLAVTQLASAPATQTVSLLAE